The DNA sequence ATTGAGGTGGAGGTGATGCATCTCCACTTGGTGTGAAGGGTGAGGGAATCCAAGCATTATGGTCTTTTTCCGACCAATCTATAGCTACATACACATAAAATGCCAATGAATACAGATTGTTTTATGAGGTAATTGTACAGGAGGGAAGTACCTTCAGCTTTCACCACTGCATTACAAAGAATACCACACATGGACTCCCTTCCATCAGTTTCAAATGTTCATATTAATAATTATCAACTAATTAGTAAGTTGTTTCTTTTGGGTTTTCataaactcactctctctctctctctctctctctctctctctctctctctctctctctctctctctctctctctctctctctctctctctctctctctctctcacatataccCTAATATGCATGTCAACATTATTTGATGTGGGgattttatatgtttattcctttgtttccatattttgctttttattctCTGATGAAAAGGTTTTGTTTTCAGTCTAGTACTATTCTTATGTATTTGAGATTCATATCATATTCTGCATGCTCCTCTGTCGAGTTGGAAGAATAATGCCACAATATTTCCTGCATGACATAACAGGTGACTCAAAATCTTGAGCAAAGGGACTGTGGAGCCCTTATCTGTATTTTCATTCCCTACAATGAGACAGGGCATAATGTAAACATTGTTTCAGCTGCCCACCTTTTAAAGGGGATATCAGATGGCATAATataagtaattattattattattattgttattattactattagttatttgtagtagtagtagtagtagtagtagtagtagtagtagtaagagtagtagtagtagtagtagaagtagtagtagcatcattgttattttgttgttataacTGCCATTCTTTTGTTGTTATAACTGTTATATGTCATGACAGCCAGAAATATTACTGTTATCACTGAGTTAGGAAGACTGATTTAAGAGCTGCTTTACACTGCAGCTGGACCATTAATATCAAGGTCAACTATGGTCTTTCTACTTGATTCACTGGTCACATCTTCTTGAGAGACAATGTGCATTCCTCTGAAAGTCTCAGgaagaaatctgaaaaaaaattataacactTTATATTAGTAAACAATTATTTGTGAATGGCATCGACTCTTGCCATTTTTCAGTTAGTTAGCACTATTCACACATGCCAGTGTTTGTCCTGAGCTTCACATAGTGTTTTGCCTGCTACATTGGATGTGCCAAATACTTAATACCAGGAAGCAAAGCAgttaaagtaaaaagaagagggCAGAAAAGATTTACATCTAATGAGGAAGCACCAGAGGATAAATGTATTGCCTCTGAAGGCTTTGTACAAGATGGCATGACTCCAAAAATAGCATCAATGAATAGTGTGGGAGATTGTTTTTAGAAAAACATTCTCTATCTCCTGCCAGTATTTTGTACACATCCAATTTTTAAATTAACAATCTACTCACATTTTACATGCTATGAATAAAGGAACTTGTCTTAAAATAGATATCAATAGGAGCtaaaaaggaaattatatcAAATTCCCTATAGGATCCATAATAAAGAAGAACCTTGACAGTGTTATCAGTATCACAGAGTTCTCTGGGATATTCATGAAGCAAAATAAATTCTGTGGGATAttcacaaagcaaaacaaacattaaacTCAGAATCCCCTCTAACCTCTCTATTTGAATACAATTTGTGTATGCAAGAGGACTTACTTGTAGATGAAGATAGTAAAGAAACACATGGAggcaatgaaaataatgaaggaaaactcTGCCATCTCAGACTGCAGAACAGGGAAGGTGAGACCAACTATCATATTGGTGAGCCAGTTGGTGGTGCCACCCACAGCAATACCCACTGACCGAGGCCCCACTGGGAAAAGTTCTGAAGTGGATATGGATTAGAGATTCAATTAATGAATAGGATATAAAAATGTCATCCTGAGTTGCAGATTCCAGGAAATCCATGATAAATTTGGATGCATACAAAAATTATTGAATTGCATCTCACCTGTTGCAATCATGTAGGGAATTGGTCCTAGGCCAATACCAAAAACCAGTACATAGGCCAGGAGGCTGAAAATGGCAACATAGGAAGCCCAGgagtaggaagggaggaaccATAGTGCCCCCACCAACACACTCTGACACAGGACACACAGTACTATGGAGGTCAGCAGCAGCACCCTCCGCCGACAGTGTCTGATGCagcacacaaaaataaagatgtGGGTCAGGCAATCATGTCTTACTAAGAGCTGtagtttttttaaagtttttgttaAGCAAGACTGATTGAGCTTTCAATTTTCAGATAAAGATCTCAAGATGCATCAACATCTTTAGGAATATTATCACATGTTAATTTCACTCTCTCCAAGGTGTTGACATTCATTTCTGAGTATGCAGTTCTTACTTGACAAGGGGCACTGCCAGTATGGCCATGAGTGCATTGATGGCTCCAGCACCAATAGATGCTCCCTGACTCTGGTACAGATCCAGACCAGCGCTCCGGAAAATTAGGGTAGAGTAATAAAAAACCTGGTGAATGAAAAGGCAGTGCTATGGTGATGCTACAGTTATGGATCATAAATATGCAGCAAAAACTACATGAGTAGGGCAAATATTCTAATTAATTAAGAGAGttgtgatgtatatatatatgtatttacatatggcatacctaaactaaccttaAAATTGCCACAAACCCAACAAAACTACTACTTATACAGAAGTGGCTTCTGGCTAAAATTCTTTTGTTTTAAAAAAATTACAGCTCCCCAtccagaaaaataagaaatccTCACAGCATTAACTCCAGAGAATTGTTGTGCTGTATTAACAAGAATGGTGAGCAGAAGAGGCGTCCTGTAGGTGCTAGAGCGAAGCAGCCACATGGCATTCCAGGTGTTGCTCCACTGGGCCTCTTTGATCTGGTGGGCAAGAGTCCTCAAGGCAGAATCCTCAACCTCCACTACTTTGCTGTCTTTCCCTCTCAGACGTTGAAGCTCTGGCAGCAGAGACATTGTTTGGATGAAGAAACACTAAGTGCTTAGCATAGCCTAAAAATCTTTTGGTTTACATCCAATACCCTCTTTCAAGTTATTATAGGATGACATTAATACAAAACATGAGATTCTGTCCTCTACCAAAATTTCTACAGTGATTATATATTTCTGAAATGATTATAGACCTAGTTATTATCTCCTCACAAATGATTTCATGAATGAACATCCATATGTTACTTTTCATTCACAAGTACATTTTGAGAACCACAACAGGCACACACCTCTCAGTCCTTTGGCCTCATCTTGCCCCATAGCATAGCAGTAGATTGGAGACTCAGGCAGTGCTGGATGTGCTAAGATggccaacaccaccagcactatgAAAGCACCCAGCAAGAAAGGCCAACCATTTTCAGTACCTGTGGTGGATAGATTAAcacttgttgctgctgctacttactATGACTAATGTATCTGTTCTTTGACTTTAATAGAATTCTAGTGATTTACTGAAGTTTATGAATATTTCATCGCTGAGAAATTTCACAAGATATTGACTGTTCCATTTGCTGATTTTGAAAATTGACCTTAAGTCTTAGACAGCTAACATGCAGCATTGACTTAATATAAAGTAAAGATTATTGTGATTTACTGAATGACTACTTATATTTTTCAATGAAAAATCTAACTTCAGAAATCCATATTCTCCCATATTTATTGGAAATCTGTACAGTAAGTAACCACTGAAGGATATGGAAAAGTGTGGGTTGTTGCAATGAGGAGGCAATGAATGAAGTACCTGTGAGGTGTGGGGGGATGTGGTGACCCACTGCCCACCTCTCATCCTAATGGTGCACCAGCTAGCATTTGTTCCTAAGACACAAGGAAGAAGACTGGCATTGGAATCTCAtctgattttttcctctttttcactgAAAGGTCTTAGGGTTACTGAGCTTGGCTCTTTCTGGTCAGGATAAAGCCAATCTATACATGTGTGCATGGCTTTCTAATGCATGTGGATGACAGCTTTATTTGGATTGTTTGCATGTTCATCTCAATTGATAGCTGTGAGACCAGAAAGGTTTTACAGTAGAGTAAGAAACAAGAACCTTGAAGATGTTTTTTTGTGGCGGgatcattctatctatctatctatctatctatctatctatctatctatctatatatatatatatatatatatatatatatatatatatatatatatatatatatatatatatatatatatatatatatatatatatatatatatatatatatatatatatatatatatatatatatatatatatatatatatatatatatatatatatatctggatGTGGGATTGCTTCATGTTCTCTCCAAATGAAGTCTCACATGTTCATGGAGTAACAACTGGAATTACAAAGGCTCCAAAGTGACCCTGAAACCTGATGACTGTTATGATCCCAACATTTGtagtgcttttttttatgttctgcTTGGGGATTTGATCGCCTAGCCAAAAAAAGGCCTCTCTTGGCTAAAGCTTTATCCCACCTTCAGATAAATTCCTCACTGTTTCTATGATGTGCCTAAGGAAGCATTACATGTATATATGGAGACTAAGGGAAATATATTTGTACACCATTACAAAACTTGAGACAAAGTTGTAAAGGATTTGAACAGGAAATAAAATCATGTGAACTTGAATTAACAGTTAGAGAGAAAAGTATAGGTGAGGCAATAGTTTGGTGTAATGCTGGACAAATTACGTACatgatacagtaaaatccctctcatccggcattcgagtatccagcagcttcaagtatccggcacatttttcctcgagccttaaaatcaataaaaaatcaatgtgtactcataaaatctattaaaattcccgcacgaggcatactttgtcccctcgccaccagagcacactgcttcgcgccacccgcggcccactgcactgtgtttactcagtgactcagtcccgcgtgtgcactgtttatcgcctgacgccttcatcatgcctaaagttgtagaaaagaggaagcgtgttgtgcttacacttaagcagctgatcagatcagctactgattaagatcagctgatctttgttatggtaagatgcgtgagtgtagggtggtgattgtggacataatttcacttctattcaagtatctggcaatattcaagtatccggcatgtcggcagtcctgttgatgccggataagagggattttactgtatgtgaCAAATTATTATGAATGAATACCTACTATATGAACTGGTAAGAAAATAATGTGCCTACAGATGTTGTCAGAATAAATCTTTGACAACATGGCATGCATGCTTTATCAGCTAGGaagttaccaaaaatgtttccaGGAAACTTAGATTAGTGGTAATGGAGTTATGAATTTACACTCAGTATGTTATGTGGAAAATGGTAAACATGAAGAACCATATATGCTTCATGTTTGAAATTTTATCAGAATGTTCACCCCTTCCTTTTATATACTTTACTTTCAGAGCTGCTTGGCTTCAACTCCTCAGCAGGACTtgggatgaggatgaggaggatgaatgaCTTGCCAATGCCAGAGAAGAGCAATAATGTATAGCATCTGAAACACTCACCCAAAATGCTGTCCAATCCCAAAACTTGAGAGAGAACAACGCCAGTAGTCATGCCCAAAGGAAACACAACCCCCATCACTCCCTTGAGTTCGGCCGGTGCTACCTCAGATAGGTACGTTGGGACAATGCAGGTTGCAAGGCCTGGGGGGGAAGGGTGGCTGGGAGCATTCCTTTGGATACtcatgcacacactcacacacattcaCAGAATTGTATGTTCACACCATTGATCATATAAAGTAGCACAAGACAAGGAACAAGacctggagaagaagaagagttttTCTTTTACAGTATCATCTATCAGAAGTACATCAGTGTCatgtaaatacatacatatgatatatatatatatatatatatatatatatatatatatatatatatatatatatatatatatatatatatatatatatatatatatatatatatatatatatatatatatatatatatatatatatatatatatataatatatatatatatatatatatatatatatatatatatatatatatatatatatatatatatatatatatatatatatatatatatatatatatatatatagacacacacacacacacactatactagTTGACACTTCATCCTTCATCTGAAAGTGCACAAAACATCAGTGAAATTTTTGAGGCATAtcacacacaaatatttttaTGAAAAGAGAATTTTCACTTTCATACAGTGCCCATCACCTTTATCCTtgcatctctttcctttctgcctTGTGATGAGGAGTCCTAAGGCTCTTAACAAAACAGCAAATGTTGTAGTCTATATTTCACCACCTTAAGTACGTTTAAGAATGGGAAGTGCAACTACCCTTACAAGCTTTCTTGGAAATACTGTACCTTTGATGAGTAATTACCTGTGGCTGCCTCACCTGGTCCAGAGACAAATCTCGGGACACTATAATACTCAGCAACGCTCACCAGAACCTTTATTGTAACATATCCACTGTATAAACAACCAGTTTATCTATTCTTGGCATGAACATGTCCCACGATGCATCTGTACAGGATATACATATGAGGCCTTGGTTAATCCTGGGAGAGATGTTAAGACATACACATGTACAATGTACACTGTCATACCCAGTACTTTAATATGTACTGGTAGTAAGAGAAATTCCAAAAAGGGTCTTTGTAGCAAATGAATAAGAAACTCATTCACTTGACATGCAAGTGACAACAATGCCTCAGCAAACAGGTAAGAGTTCAGTCTTCCTTTCAGCCACAACTGACACCAATTCTCAATACTGTTATTTGTCAAAGTTCAGGCAAACAAACACTTGACGTTTACTTTCACTCAAATGTTATCCATTAATGTTTCATCACCATTCACTAATTTATCAACAAAGTGATAAGTAGATGCAGAAGGATCAGCAAGCAAACACATCCTGCTGTTTCAAAATATCTGTTGTATCATTGACCTTCATGTTATTGAACCATGATAAATGCAAAGAATGCTTGGTCATGGTGATGAGGAACATTCTCCATGGTCATACATGCTTTCCAACACTGCactcattctttattttattacctccttttaTGGTCCTGCTATCCTAAATGCTATTCTTTATTAGCCAAAGGATGTAGAAAACAACTTTCCTGTAATGAAAACTTGTCAGATGTGATGTTTCATTGTGTATATTTGTGCTTATGAGCTACATTTTGAAACTGCCAGAAATCTCAAATAGGTATTTTGTCCACCGTAGCTGTGATCATGGTACCAGCAAAATTGGACTGAGGTGGCACAAAACTGTTGTTTCTAATGGAACATGTTAAGATGCCAACAAAATGCTGTAGCACAATATCAGGTTTAAATTTTGCTTTATACTAAAATGCAGTACagtaaaaataaggaagactGTAAGATAAGTAAAGTAAATGAAGGTTGGCAAGAATTACATCAATCTGATGTGATGGCTTATACAATAGAAATTTTTAGGATGGTGGTATATATCAATGCATATATGACTGTGATCAAGTAAAGAGACAGTATTAGGAGTGAATACATTATTTCAGGATAAGGAAATATGTCAATGCTTCTATCCACTATAAAAAAGTGTGTATGTAGTTATTCacatattccttttatttaccaATAAGGTAAATACACGGGTTATGTGGAGAAACACCTCTCCTTCTGTGACAGATTGAGGTGTTGTCATGTttactcatctttttcttctcagtcCAGAATCAGGTATCagatgtacatatatatattttctatttatttatttattttgtttttgtttttgttttgttttctgcaATCAAGTGTATTACTGAATCATACACTGGTCTCTAGTACCAATATATTTACTCAACTTTACTTATAACTTGAAAAACCttcaaattttaccaaaaatcTTAATTATTGCAAGTATATTATTATAGATCAAGACACAATTTTTGCATTTCAAAATAATTTGTAAAGGAAATGCAGGTCTGACTACTCTTTTAACAAGTGCACAGATAATACTTACAATTttaactattattttctttcactgtatAAGCAATAAAAAATACAGGGTCTGTGTGAGGATATCACATTTACCTGTGCAAGACCACAGTGCATCACACCCTGTGATCATGTGTTGGACAGAGTAGTAAGAATGTCAGTAAAGGTACCATGAGCTGGTAATAAGCAGCACCAGTCATCAGAGATTGAGTAAAGGGGTTGGTTTTTACCTGTATAGAGACCAGACATGAACCTGCCAATCACCAGCATCTCCACAGATCCGATGAATTTACAGGACATGAGGAAGATGCCTGAGATGAGGCACAGCAGGTGATTCATTAGCAGGGACATCCTCCTGTCAGAGAAATTGGAAACATTCAGCGCTATAACTGAAATAGACAGCAAAGTGAACAGTAATCCTGTACAATAAAGACTTGGAATTGCCTATTTGAAAGAATCAAgctaaaatacatatttttttaccatatatCTTACAAGTATTTATAGTACAGCTGTATGACATACCTACAGAATATCTAGTTCATGAATAATGTTCATGAACTAGATATACAACCACTTACCATCAGCTATCTCACATATTATATAAGAGATACATAGTACATAATAAATGAGTTAGTATTATTTAGGTATTAGAGCCACCCCTTCTTTGCTATTTATTTGTGGACTACTGCCTACAGTTTGGTaatgcacaaagctttgatttccaaactactctcctacggcttctatccttctccctgtaacttcatcttaagtttcctttctgaccattctgttactgctgtggtagacagtcacttcTTCTCCAAAgcctattaacagtgatgttcctcagggttctgtcttgttacccactctcttcatattattcatcaatgatcttctaaaccaaacttcttgccctatccactcgtacattgatgataccaccctgcacttttccacatctttttgcaaatgtccaacccttcaggaagtaaacagctcatgcagggaggccacagaatgcctgacttttgatctctctaaaatttatgattgagcagagcaaacttactaTTGCCcattgcctcaaaaattcaattcctccacctatcatctcaACACattcttccagataactatcccctcttcttcactgacactcaactgtccccctcttctacactgatcatcagtctgtcctttacttatgatctaaactggaaacttcacatctcatctctagctaaaacagtttctatgaacttaggcattctgagttgtctttgccagtttttctcattccccagctgctaactctgtacaggggtcttatccgtccatgtatgtagtatgtttcacatgtatagagggagggattccactcataccgctgttttagacagtgtggaatcaagaggtttttgtcttatcaacttcttttgtctaactgactgtctgcagcctctctctcatcaccccactgttgtatctcttgctactcttctgatcttgctaactgcatgcctcccttcctcctgtggcctctttgcacaagactttcttctttctctcacccttattctgtcgaCCTCCTTAATGCAAGcgttaagcagtattctcaatgaTCAATCCctgtctctggtaaactctggaactccctttctgcatctgtatttcctccttcctatgacttggactcTTTTCACAGGGAGATTTTAAGACACTTAACCGCTATTATTTGATCATTCTATCTCATGTCACTTTGGGAGCTGGCATTTCATTCAGTggggctttatatatatatatatatatatatatatatatatatatatatatatatatatatatatatatatatatatatatatatatatatatatatatatatatatatatatatatatatatatatatatatatatatatatatatatatatatatatatattagacttTCACAAATACATGTTAATTTTAAAAGTTTGAAGGAAGTGCGCTCCacaaggttttttttatttcactcaaTGTGCTTGTACTGTGTGCCAAAATTTAGATTTCATGTGTATTTAAAAGTCGCAGAAACATTATCTTTAGTTTATCTCTTTTGTTGACGGTGTCCTCAGCACTGAGTATACGACGGGAGGCGACGTACTTCGCAAGTCGCAATTCTTTCATCTGAAGCAAAACCTGTCTTCCCTGGAAAGCTTCAAGAAAACTTGCGAAGCCATATGGACAAGGGTAAGGATCCCTACCCAGCGGTTGGATTCATGCGTTCGCAAGTTTTCTTGCAAAaaaggggaggtttcaagacacttattcatcagtttttgaccactgctttgacccttttatgggactggcatttcagtgggcatattttttaattggatttttgttgccctttgccagtgtccttcctacataaaaaaaaaaaaaagttggagaaGTTGATTCGGGAATACCAGAATCTCAAGAAGAGCTGAAAGCGAGAATTTTCCAGGACTCCCTCGGCGACTTCGATATTGGAGCCAGTGATGCTCAGGTGCAGATGACCGTTAAAGAGGATTGCTTGTTTTACCAAATGAAAACGCGAGCACGTCACCTTCTGCAGCACGTCTAATCCTGATCCCGTGACAACGGGGAGAGAGTCTGAATTCGGAAGTGACTTcgggaaaaacaagagaagacgAGAAAGGCAAAGGGAAAGGCAGAGGCAGATTCATCTTCGGTGGCAGTGGTTCAGCTGTCTTCCAAGTTCTCATCCAAACTCGAGTCCCAGGACAACAAAGACTTTCACTCATACTTTCGGGGCCCTTGGCCATGAGGTTTAGAATCTGAACCACTCCAGAAGCTCGTTCCATAATCAGAGATGTTGTATGGGAAGCGAAATGGCTACTTACGGAAGTATCAGATAATTTTTGTTCCATTTTACGTGTAAATTTACAAGCCATCAAGTGTCAGATATTGCCAAGCGTGGTGGATCCTGTGATTCTTGGCGCACCACGCTCACCATTCACAAGCAGCCGGGGAAGGATTGATATGTACGGAAGATTCTGTTATAAGGGTGACCTCGTGATCCGTTATCATCCGTGGCTTTCAGAGTGTTGTTTTGTGACTCAAGCAACAAGATTATGTAGAAAACTATTAAAAATGTTTAATACATGATACATATCTCCACATCTCAGTGAAGCTGGCGGGTTGAGGTACCCACACTcaaccaaaagagagagaaaaataaagaacagtaGTGTGCActgtagatgtagatgtgaaGAAATTTCATACCAAATGTATCTCACCTTCCCATGGCGTCTGTGAGGCGACCACCGAGCGAGGCGCCGGTGATAGCTCCCCCGATGAAGAGAGAAACCACCACCGCCCACACTGACACCTCGACTTTCTCCGTCAACTCCAGCTCGTAAGTGTCCATCAGCGCTCGCCGCACCCATTGCCGGATTATCTGGGGATGTGGGATAAGAAAGGaatgtgaaggtgtgtgtgtggcgcagtAAAGGTGTGAAGAACGATG is a window from the Scylla paramamosain isolate STU-SP2022 chromosome 11, ASM3559412v1, whole genome shotgun sequence genome containing:
- the LOC135105038 gene encoding solute carrier family 2, facilitated glucose transporter member 3-like isoform X2, whose translation is MYYPTSIFHMEGTSAGCVTPVLVIAVAASLLGSSIPAGYCLGVINTPQEIIRQWVRRALMDTYELELTEKVEVSVWAVVVSLFIGGAITGASLGGRLTDAMGRRMSLLMNHLLCLISGIFLMSCKFIGSVEMLVIGRFMSGLYTGLATCIVPTYLSEVAPAELKGVMGVVFPLGMTTGVVLSQVLGLDSILGTENGWPFLLGAFIVLVVLAILAHPALPESPIYCYAMGQDEAKGLRELQRLRGKDSKVVEVEDSALRTLAHQIKEAQWSNTWNAMWLLRSSTYRTPLLLTILVNTAQQFSGVNAVFYYSTLIFRSAGLDLYQSQGASIGAGAINALMAILAVPLVKHCRRRVLLLTSIVLCVLCQSVLVGALWFLPSYSWASYVAIFSLLAYVLVFGIGLGPIPYMIATELFPVGPRSVGIAVGGTTNWLTNMIVGLTFPVLQSEMAEFSFIIFIASMCFFTIFIYKFLPETFRGMHIVSQEDVTSESSRKTIVDLDINGPAAV
- the LOC135105038 gene encoding solute carrier family 2, facilitated glucose transporter member 3-like isoform X1; protein product: MSGKILVKQESDSAKPFLGSQANEREGTSAGCVTPVLVIAVAASLLGSSIPAGYCLGVINTPQEIIRQWVRRALMDTYELELTEKVEVSVWAVVVSLFIGGAITGASLGGRLTDAMGRRMSLLMNHLLCLISGIFLMSCKFIGSVEMLVIGRFMSGLYTGLATCIVPTYLSEVAPAELKGVMGVVFPLGMTTGVVLSQVLGLDSILGTENGWPFLLGAFIVLVVLAILAHPALPESPIYCYAMGQDEAKGLRELQRLRGKDSKVVEVEDSALRTLAHQIKEAQWSNTWNAMWLLRSSTYRTPLLLTILVNTAQQFSGVNAVFYYSTLIFRSAGLDLYQSQGASIGAGAINALMAILAVPLVKHCRRRVLLLTSIVLCVLCQSVLVGALWFLPSYSWASYVAIFSLLAYVLVFGIGLGPIPYMIATELFPVGPRSVGIAVGGTTNWLTNMIVGLTFPVLQSEMAEFSFIIFIASMCFFTIFIYKFLPETFRGMHIVSQEDVTSESSRKTIVDLDINGPAAV